A part of Terriglobales bacterium genomic DNA contains:
- the hslV gene encoding ATP-dependent protease subunit HslV gives MKKNALVLSQDRKPRLIRSTTVLAVRRDGKVVMAGDGQVTLGDHVIKHNARKIRRMYSDKILAGFAGSTADAFSLFSRFEAKLDQYHGNLGRAAVELAKDWRTDKALRHLEALLLVSDPNQTFLISGNGDVIEPETGIAAIGSGGPFAQAAAQALADHTQMSAREIAEAAMKIAGKMCIYTNETFVVEEL, from the coding sequence ATGAAAAAGAACGCACTAGTACTATCGCAGGACCGCAAGCCGCGTTTGATCCGATCCACCACCGTGCTGGCAGTTCGCCGTGACGGCAAGGTGGTGATGGCCGGGGACGGCCAGGTCACGCTCGGCGATCACGTCATCAAGCACAACGCGCGGAAGATTCGGCGCATGTACAGCGACAAGATCCTTGCCGGATTTGCCGGCTCCACGGCGGATGCCTTTTCCCTGTTCAGCCGCTTCGAAGCCAAGCTGGACCAGTACCACGGGAACCTTGGGCGGGCCGCAGTGGAACTCGCCAAAGACTGGCGTACGGATAAGGCGCTACGGCATCTGGAAGCTTTGCTGCTTGTCTCCGACCCGAACCAGACATTCCTGATCAGCGGAAACGGTGACGTCATCGAACCGGAAACAGGCATTGCCGCGATTGGCAGCGGCGGACCGTTTGCCCAGGCGGCGGCTCAGGCCTTGGCAGATCATACGCAGATGTCGGCCCGTGAGATTGCCGAGGCAGCCATGAAGATCGCCGGCAAGATGTGCATCTATACCAACGAGACCTTCGTCGTTGAAGAATTGTGA
- the hslU gene encoding ATP-dependent protease ATPase subunit HslU: protein MAIYLPGTAEEEQVALDELTPREIVVELDKYVVGQHAAKRAVAIALRNRMRRQKLTPELAEEIIPKNIIMIGPTGVGKTEIARRLAKLANSPFLKVEASKFTEVGYVGRDVESMIRDLIEIAIEMVREEKLEDVADKAELNAEERLLDLLLPSGNVGFRPGDSGGSQPELLPGETSSRTREKLRQQLREGKLDDRLVELEVREKSFPAFEIISNQGVEEMDVNIKDMLPNIFGQRSKKRKMKVSEAFDYLVQEEEQRLIDMDMVTRIAVERAEQSGIIFIDEIDKIAGREGGHGPDVSREGVQRDILPIVEGTTVNTRYGMIRTDHILFIAAGAFHVSKPSDLIPELQGRFPIRVELQSLTIEDFIKILTEPKSSLTKQYIALLETEGVKLEFTQEALEEVARFAFRVNEGTENIGARRLHTIMERVLDQISFEAPDLKDKNVTIDAAYVEKMLTDIVKDQDLSRYIL from the coding sequence ATGGCAATTTATCTCCCCGGAACAGCAGAAGAAGAACAGGTCGCGCTCGACGAACTCACACCGCGTGAGATCGTGGTTGAACTCGACAAGTACGTTGTCGGACAGCACGCCGCAAAGCGTGCCGTCGCGATTGCACTCAGAAACCGCATGCGCCGTCAGAAGCTGACTCCCGAGCTGGCGGAAGAAATTATCCCCAAGAACATCATCATGATCGGGCCCACCGGCGTCGGCAAAACTGAAATCGCTCGCCGCCTGGCCAAACTCGCCAATTCCCCGTTCCTGAAGGTGGAAGCTTCCAAGTTCACCGAAGTCGGCTATGTTGGTCGCGACGTGGAGTCCATGATTCGCGACCTCATCGAGATCGCCATCGAGATGGTCCGCGAGGAGAAGCTCGAAGACGTCGCCGACAAAGCCGAGTTGAATGCCGAAGAGCGGTTGCTTGACCTGCTGCTCCCCAGCGGCAACGTAGGCTTTCGTCCGGGCGACTCGGGCGGTTCGCAACCCGAACTCCTTCCCGGCGAAACGTCGTCCCGCACGCGCGAGAAGCTGCGCCAGCAACTGCGTGAAGGCAAACTCGACGACCGTCTTGTGGAACTTGAAGTCCGCGAGAAATCCTTCCCCGCCTTCGAGATCATCTCCAACCAAGGCGTCGAAGAGATGGACGTCAACATCAAGGACATGCTGCCCAACATCTTCGGCCAGCGTTCAAAGAAGCGGAAGATGAAGGTGAGCGAGGCCTTCGATTACCTGGTCCAGGAAGAAGAACAGCGCCTGATCGACATGGACATGGTGACGCGCATTGCCGTCGAACGCGCCGAGCAGTCGGGCATCATCTTCATCGATGAAATCGACAAGATCGCCGGGCGCGAAGGCGGCCACGGTCCCGATGTCTCGCGCGAAGGCGTACAGCGCGACATCCTGCCCATCGTGGAAGGAACCACCGTCAACACGCGCTACGGCATGATCCGCACCGACCACATCCTCTTCATCGCGGCCGGTGCGTTTCACGTATCGAAGCCGAGCGACCTGATCCCCGAACTGCAGGGCCGCTTCCCCATCCGCGTAGAACTTCAGTCTCTGACCATCGAGGACTTCATCAAGATCCTCACGGAGCCGAAGTCTTCGCTGACGAAGCAATATATTGCGCTGCTGGAAACGGAAGGCGTGAAGCTGGAGTTCACTCAGGAAGCTCTTGAGGAGGTCGCCCGTTTTGCGTTTCGCGTAAACGAAGGAACAGAAAATATCGGCGCACGACGTCTCCATACGATCATGGAACGCGTGCTCGATCAGATCAGTTTCGAGGCGCCTGACCTTAAGGACAAGAACGTCACGATTGACGCCGCCTATGTTGAGAAGATGCTCACCGACATCGTGAAGGACCAGGACCTGTCCCGCTACATCCTGTAG
- the pyrH gene encoding UMP kinase, translating to MADLAFKRILLKLSGEALAAKQGFGVDPERIHEVAAELADVSRLGVQIAIVVGGGNFFRGVAVQAKNMDRVSADHMGMLATVINALALQDALEKQGVHTRVQSAIEMNQVAEPFIRRRAMRHLEKGRVVIFAGGTGNPYFSTDTAASLRAMEIKADAILKATKVEGIYDADPVLVKDATMFETISYMEILKRGLKVMDATAISLCKDNNLPIIIFNLNKHGNIKRVVQGEKVGSLVSA from the coding sequence GTGGCTGATCTGGCGTTTAAACGTATCCTGCTGAAACTCTCCGGCGAAGCGCTCGCCGCGAAACAGGGTTTTGGAGTTGACCCTGAAAGAATTCACGAAGTAGCTGCCGAACTCGCCGATGTGAGTCGGTTAGGTGTGCAGATCGCCATTGTGGTGGGGGGCGGCAACTTCTTTCGCGGTGTGGCGGTGCAAGCGAAGAACATGGATCGGGTTTCGGCCGATCACATGGGTATGCTGGCCACTGTCATCAACGCACTCGCGCTTCAAGACGCGCTGGAGAAGCAAGGCGTCCACACGCGTGTACAATCGGCGATCGAGATGAACCAGGTGGCAGAGCCCTTCATTCGGCGGCGTGCGATGCGGCATCTGGAGAAGGGCCGCGTGGTGATTTTCGCCGGCGGGACGGGAAACCCTTACTTCTCGACTGACACGGCGGCTTCGTTGCGCGCCATGGAAATCAAGGCGGACGCGATCCTGAAAGCTACCAAGGTGGAAGGGATCTACGATGCGGATCCGGTACTGGTGAAAGACGCGACGATGTTCGAGACGATCAGCTACATGGAGATACTGAAACGCGGCCTGAAGGTAATGGACGCGACGGCGATCAGCCTCTGCAAAGACAACAATCTGCCGATCATCATTTTCAACCTGAACAAACACGGCAACATCAAGCGCGTGGTGCAGGGGGAAAAGGTGGGGTCGCTGGTAAGCGCGTAA
- a CDS encoding glutamine synthetase family protein — MLVTSSSPLPLASPLVTLLDKPAADFTRDNLLRVISEKQIEQITFHYTAIDGKLKELRLPISTIAGAEQVLAEGERVDGSSLFNGVVERGASDLYVVPLYRSAFLNPFEPGSLDFICRYFDRHGNPAAFAPDNVLHRAAANLKQNTGLDLRALGELEFYLIGDHRADLYKSEQQRGYHASAPFVKNGEVVAEMIRHLEQITGAIKYGHGEVGWIGTLESDVAEISGKTAEQFEIEFLPIPVEDCADALVIARWIIRNVAYRHGLIATFTPKLEEGAAGSGMHFHLELARNGRNVVTTADGSLSTEALTLIGGLCNHADVLTVFGNTVASSYLRLVPDQEAPTRICWSDMNRSALIRVPLAWNNIGSLSDQINPPAAYDGVVPRQTVELRTPDGSALIHMLLAGIAVVADHAFDDPSALAVAKQRYITSSGLNDEQTAAGLPRLPRSCAEAASLLERDRELFQRNDLFPAKLIDYVVSLLLKEEDGQLARDLRELGPQQRTRAMRKIMHRDLHRH; from the coding sequence ATGCTCGTAACCTCCTCCAGCCCACTACCACTTGCGTCACCGCTCGTGACGCTGCTCGACAAGCCTGCCGCAGACTTTACCCGCGACAACCTTCTCCGCGTCATCTCCGAGAAGCAGATCGAGCAGATCACGTTCCACTACACCGCCATCGACGGCAAACTGAAGGAACTCCGTCTCCCCATCAGCACCATCGCCGGAGCCGAACAGGTTCTCGCCGAGGGAGAACGCGTCGACGGATCGTCACTGTTCAACGGCGTCGTGGAGCGCGGCGCATCGGATCTCTACGTTGTTCCGCTGTATCGCAGCGCGTTCCTGAACCCGTTCGAGCCTGGCAGTCTTGACTTCATCTGCCGTTATTTCGACCGCCACGGGAACCCGGCGGCCTTCGCGCCTGACAACGTCCTCCATCGCGCTGCCGCGAACCTGAAACAAAACACCGGACTGGACCTCCGCGCGCTTGGTGAACTGGAGTTCTACCTGATCGGCGACCATCGGGCCGACTTGTACAAATCCGAGCAACAGCGCGGGTATCACGCTTCGGCGCCCTTCGTGAAGAACGGCGAAGTGGTTGCCGAAATGATCCGCCACCTCGAACAGATCACCGGTGCCATCAAGTACGGTCACGGCGAAGTCGGATGGATCGGTACCCTCGAAAGCGACGTCGCGGAGATCTCCGGAAAAACCGCCGAACAGTTCGAGATCGAGTTCCTCCCGATTCCCGTCGAAGACTGTGCCGATGCTCTGGTGATCGCGCGCTGGATCATTCGCAATGTAGCCTACCGTCACGGGCTCATCGCGACGTTCACACCCAAATTGGAAGAAGGTGCCGCTGGAAGCGGCATGCACTTTCATCTTGAACTCGCGCGTAATGGGCGGAACGTTGTCACCACTGCTGACGGATCACTCTCCACCGAAGCACTAACCCTGATCGGCGGCCTGTGCAATCACGCCGACGTTCTCACCGTATTCGGCAACACCGTGGCGTCCTCATATCTTCGCCTTGTGCCCGACCAGGAGGCGCCAACCCGCATCTGCTGGAGCGACATGAACCGTTCCGCGCTGATCCGTGTTCCACTCGCGTGGAATAACATCGGCTCACTCTCCGATCAGATCAACCCGCCTGCTGCCTACGATGGCGTCGTTCCTCGCCAGACAGTCGAACTCCGCACGCCGGACGGAAGCGCCCTGATTCACATGCTGCTCGCGGGCATTGCGGTAGTCGCCGATCACGCCTTTGACGACCCGAGCGCCCTCGCGGTGGCAAAGCAGCGCTACATCACATCCTCCGGATTGAACGATGAGCAAACCGCCGCGGGATTGCCCCGGCTTCCACGCAGTTGCGCCGAAGCTGCATCGCTCCTTGAGCGCGATCGTGAACTGTTTCAGCGTAATGACCTGTTCCCGGCCAAGCTGATTGACTACGTGGTCTCTTTGCTTTTGAAGGAGGAGGATGGCCAACTGGCTCGCGACCTGCGCGAACTTGGCCCCCAGCAGCGAACTCGGGCAATGCGCAAGATCATGCATCGCGACCTGCACCGGCACTGA
- a CDS encoding class I SAM-dependent methyltransferase: protein MARAATLMTPDATVPTRPPVAEPRWRGMLQRAWRAVRRSHAIRLLYVRGFRFAQSLGFSITPVHFYFPIPDLARVENRKWPGGPGEAAIRFDVNLQLAKLHDWRVYEPEWDFNDEPDESYAFHRNNGFFESVDAEVAYSILRERKPKRVIEVGGGNSTRLLATALRKNAEEQKPCELISVEPHPDDWLKRGFPGLSRLIPSPVQDLPPSFFDQLEAGDVLFLDSSHVVSLGSDVVYEILEVLPRLKKGVMVHFHDIFMPADYPKKFVMDNLCFWGEQYLLQAFLCGNEKFRIVWSGSMMQLGYQNLLRAVFPRWQGSYTRMPEPMKMFAPTYDGQNVWPCSLWIEKCA from the coding sequence ATGGCACGAGCGGCGACACTGATGACTCCCGATGCAACAGTTCCCACAAGACCTCCGGTCGCGGAGCCGAGATGGCGTGGCATGCTGCAGCGGGCGTGGAGGGCGGTGCGGCGAAGTCACGCAATCCGTTTACTTTACGTGCGTGGCTTTCGATTTGCGCAATCGCTTGGGTTCAGCATTACACCAGTTCACTTCTATTTCCCCATACCGGATCTCGCGCGCGTAGAAAACCGAAAATGGCCGGGGGGGCCGGGCGAAGCTGCAATCCGTTTCGATGTGAACCTGCAGTTGGCAAAATTACATGATTGGCGAGTCTATGAGCCGGAATGGGACTTCAACGATGAGCCGGATGAGAGTTACGCATTTCACCGTAATAACGGCTTCTTCGAGTCGGTGGATGCTGAAGTGGCGTACTCGATCCTGAGGGAGAGGAAACCTAAGCGGGTAATCGAAGTGGGTGGCGGTAATTCGACCCGGCTGCTTGCGACGGCGCTTCGAAAGAACGCCGAGGAACAGAAGCCATGCGAGCTCATTAGCGTGGAACCGCATCCTGACGATTGGCTCAAACGAGGTTTCCCGGGCCTGAGCCGCCTGATCCCCTCTCCGGTGCAGGACCTTCCTCCCTCTTTCTTCGACCAGCTCGAGGCAGGAGATGTGCTCTTCCTTGATTCAAGCCATGTGGTTTCGCTCGGAAGCGACGTTGTGTACGAGATCCTGGAGGTGCTGCCGCGTTTGAAGAAGGGCGTGATGGTGCATTTTCACGACATCTTCATGCCGGCCGATTATCCGAAGAAATTCGTAATGGACAACCTCTGTTTCTGGGGCGAGCAGTATCTGCTGCAGGCTTTCCTGTGCGGGAATGAGAAGTTCCGCATCGTGTGGTCGGGCAGCATGATGCAGTTGGGGTATCAGAACCTTCTCCGTGCGGTGTTTCCGAGATGGCAAGGAAGCTACACGCGAATGCCGGAGCCAATGAAGATGTTTGCGCCAACCTACGACGGACAGAACGTGTGGCCATGCAGTCTGTGGATCGAGAAGTGCGCGTAA
- a CDS encoding glycine cleavage system protein H encodes MTVILVLATFVAFLLIDHFFSKKPAIQVAAQPAIPKIAAATAEPRFVPTLVGGFRVPENLRYHPGHTWALSESPSLVRIGIDDFASKLIGKIESVQLPQRGTWVRQGQKIWSITRNGKKIDMVSPIEGSITDINDEVVNNPELAKSDPYGEGWMVTVQSPDAKTNYRNLLGGQLARWWTEEAAGRLQQKFGMPMPALAQDGGVAVDDLTANMPDADIEKLSHEFFLA; translated from the coding sequence ATGACAGTCATTCTGGTACTTGCGACCTTCGTAGCATTCTTACTGATCGATCATTTCTTCTCGAAGAAGCCAGCAATTCAAGTTGCAGCACAGCCCGCGATCCCAAAGATTGCGGCAGCGACCGCCGAACCGCGGTTTGTTCCCACCTTGGTAGGTGGATTCCGGGTGCCTGAGAATCTTCGCTATCACCCCGGACATACCTGGGCGTTGAGCGAAAGTCCGAGCCTTGTGCGCATCGGGATTGACGACTTCGCCTCCAAGCTCATTGGCAAGATCGAGAGTGTTCAACTGCCGCAGCGTGGAACCTGGGTTCGCCAAGGCCAGAAGATCTGGAGCATCACGCGCAATGGCAAGAAGATCGACATGGTGTCGCCTATCGAAGGCAGCATCACCGACATCAACGACGAAGTGGTCAACAATCCCGAACTAGCGAAGAGCGATCCTTACGGCGAAGGCTGGATGGTGACCGTTCAGTCGCCCGACGCGAAAACGAACTATCGCAACCTGCTCGGCGGACAGCTTGCCCGCTGGTGGACAGAAGAAGCGGCCGGCCGTTTGCAGCAGAAGTTCGGTATGCCGATGCCGGCTCTTGCACAGGACGGCGGCGTGGCCGTTGACGATCTGACCGCCAACATGCCCGATGCCGACATCGAGAAGTTGAGCCACGAGTTCTTCCTCGCGTAA
- a CDS encoding asparagine synthase-related protein, producing MPNLAGIFDLTKSKSEIQTVVERQAERIDVRRVKFDRYTWCDDGFGATLLDRGIFENGPQPVFSHDRRFVLWLDGDVSNSEELKIAHRNKWQSSIPPDTTAEMCLQLLMQRGNTAVLEFRGLFIIVLYDRELRKLTVFSGRYGYRPLFYKYANGQFLFGTEVKAIRAADDAPATYDETALLEQYVYGVHFADRMWLRDHQRIRPSTILTVDESGLNTFTYWQYKYNESAPRHDLHTNSTVFGVLLDRAVDRAMRGNMRKGIFLSGGYDSRSVAAAIRPWHLPIPSFTFGVPESRDVIYAGMMAKRLGFQHFALSTPGAYLYKNAPGVIWRTEGLIPFSNVTSLHYHPLFRQHFDIVLTGLLGEFSGSHTWRELLMARTRQGARDAIFNRHIAPKLPMAKRLFTPQCFERAFSELVERFDESVNRVWNDHPLDIADVWAFENTQPMGSWQAPGVDRYLFENRAPHLDYDLVDFLLGIRPMDRLEQRVYKQMIATTYPSIRDVPCTNSGKPIDPNFAREYAKLVARYAGRKLRDKTNDLLRRRPALDREFRRVDEDFRAEPELVTEILQPALRDGIFPPEIFQIKAIEQLIDEHYNKNARHEMMLARLISFALGSRYLVHNQWREIYDELNVWPEESGTEAIARTQS from the coding sequence ATGCCGAACCTAGCCGGGATCTTCGATCTCACCAAGAGCAAGTCCGAGATACAAACCGTAGTTGAACGACAGGCTGAACGCATCGATGTGCGACGCGTGAAGTTCGATCGCTACACGTGGTGCGACGATGGATTCGGCGCTACGTTGCTGGACCGCGGCATCTTCGAGAATGGACCGCAACCGGTTTTCAGCCATGACCGCCGGTTTGTGCTCTGGCTGGATGGCGACGTCTCGAACTCCGAAGAGTTGAAAATTGCCCACCGGAATAAATGGCAGAGTTCCATTCCGCCGGACACGACGGCGGAGATGTGTCTGCAATTGCTGATGCAGAGAGGCAATACCGCTGTCCTGGAATTCAGGGGACTGTTCATCATCGTGTTGTACGACCGTGAACTACGGAAGTTGACGGTCTTTTCGGGCCGGTATGGCTATCGACCGCTGTTCTACAAGTACGCGAATGGCCAGTTCCTGTTTGGAACAGAAGTGAAGGCGATCCGGGCTGCCGATGATGCGCCCGCAACTTATGACGAAACCGCACTCCTGGAGCAGTACGTTTACGGGGTGCACTTTGCGGACCGGATGTGGCTGCGAGACCATCAGCGGATTCGACCTTCCACAATCCTGACGGTAGACGAGTCGGGTCTGAACACTTTCACTTACTGGCAATACAAGTACAACGAATCGGCTCCTCGCCACGACCTGCATACGAATTCGACTGTATTCGGTGTATTGCTGGACCGTGCGGTCGACCGAGCCATGCGCGGCAACATGCGTAAGGGCATCTTCCTCAGCGGAGGATACGACAGCCGTTCCGTGGCCGCGGCGATTCGTCCGTGGCATCTGCCGATTCCATCGTTCACATTCGGGGTGCCGGAATCTCGCGACGTGATCTATGCCGGAATGATGGCGAAGAGACTGGGATTCCAGCACTTCGCGCTAAGTACTCCCGGAGCGTATTTGTATAAGAACGCCCCGGGCGTGATCTGGAGAACGGAAGGGCTTATCCCGTTTTCCAACGTCACGTCACTGCATTACCATCCGCTGTTTCGACAACACTTCGACATTGTCCTTACAGGGTTGCTGGGTGAGTTCAGCGGTTCGCACACGTGGCGCGAATTGCTCATGGCCCGCACGAGGCAGGGCGCACGCGACGCGATTTTTAACCGGCACATCGCGCCGAAGCTTCCGATGGCAAAGCGCTTGTTCACGCCGCAATGCTTTGAGAGAGCCTTCAGTGAGTTAGTGGAGCGGTTCGATGAAAGCGTGAACCGCGTATGGAATGATCATCCGCTTGATATCGCAGACGTGTGGGCGTTTGAGAATACGCAGCCGATGGGGTCGTGGCAGGCACCCGGCGTGGATCGATATCTGTTCGAGAATCGGGCGCCGCATCTTGACTACGATCTGGTGGATTTTCTGCTTGGGATTCGTCCGATGGACCGCCTGGAGCAACGCGTCTACAAGCAGATGATCGCGACCACTTACCCGTCGATTCGAGATGTGCCCTGTACCAATAGCGGAAAGCCCATCGATCCGAATTTCGCTCGCGAGTACGCGAAGCTGGTGGCACGTTACGCTGGGCGCAAGTTGCGGGACAAAACGAATGACCTATTGCGGCGGAGGCCAGCGCTGGACAGGGAGTTCCGTCGCGTGGACGAAGATTTCCGGGCAGAGCCCGAGTTGGTGACGGAGATCCTGCAACCGGCATTGCGGGATGGGATCTTCCCACCTGAAATATTCCAGATCAAAGCGATCGAGCAGTTGATCGACGAGCATTACAACAAGAATGCGCGGCACGAGATGATGCTGGCGCGACTGATCTCGTTTGCGCTGGGTTCGCGGTATCTCGTGCACAACCAGTGGCGTGAGATTTACGACGAGCTGAATGTCTGGCCTGAGGAATCGGGAACTGAGGCAATTGCCAGGACGCAGTCGTAG